The Hymenobacter swuensis DY53 genome includes the window CTTCCTGGCCGCGTTTTACCCCGATTGTGAAGTCTCGAACACTACCGTGACGGCCGACGTGGCCGGGCGCACCTTCCGGGTACGGGGCCGGCAGATTCTGAGCCCCGGCTGGCGCGAAGTATACGGCGACCCGGAGAAGCAGCAGGCCCCCTCGGCCCCCAAAGCGGCCGGCGAAGGCGACGACGACGTGGTGAGCACCGTGCTGCCCAGCTTTCAAAAGGACGAAACCGGCCCCCACAAGCCCCGCCTCGACGCCAAGCAAACCCAGCCCCCGCGCGAATACACGGAGGCCATGCTGCTGCGGGGCATGGAAACCGCCGGCCGCAACGTGGACGACGACGAGCTGCGCCAGGCTATGAAGGAAAACGGCATCGGCCGCCCTTCTACCCGCGCCGCCATTATCGAAACCCTGTTCAAGCGCGGCTACATCCGCCGCGACCGGAAGAAAATTGTGCCCACGCCCACCGGCGTGGAGCTCATCGGCCTCATCCGCAACCCCACGCTGAAGTCAGCGGAGCTGACGGGCCAGTGGGAGCGGAAGCTGCGCCAGATTGAAGGCGGCCAGCTCGACCAGGAGCAGTTTCTGGGCGAGCTGAAACAGCTGGTGCGCGAAATGGTGCACGAGGTGAAGCATGACGGCTCCGGCCGCGCCGTCACGGTAGCCAACGCCGCGCAAGCCGCGCCGGCAGCTGGTAAACCTGCGGCTACTCGTCCGACTCCGGCAGCCGCCACGCCGGCCGTGCCGGGGGCATTGGGCCCATGCCCAGCCTGCGGCAGCGGCCACATCCTGCGGGGCAAGTCAGCGTTTGGTTGTTCGCGCTGGAAGGAGGGTTGCCAGTTCCGGCTGCCGGTGGAATTCGAGGGCAAGAAATTCACCGATAAGCAGGTGGGCGACCTGCTCAAAAAAGGCCGCACTCAGGTGATGCAGGGCTTCCTGGACGAGGTCGGTAATAAGTTCGGGGCCGCCATCCGCCTCACGCCCGCCCGCACCCTGGAACTGGTGCGCGCCGCCGAAAGCAAGCCTACCACCCCGCAGGACCCCGGCCAGATACCCTGCCCGGTGTGCCGCTTGGGCCAGATGCTGAAGGGCAAGAGCGCCTGGGGCTGCTCCCGCTTCCGCGAGGACTGCCAGTTCCGGGCCCCATTCGAGTGGGGTGGCAAAACCCTCACCGATGCCCAGATGAACCAGCTTCTGCGCAAAGGCAAAACCGGCGTCATCCGCGGCTTCATTTCCTCGAAATCTGGCGCGCGGTACGAAGCCGCTTTGCAGGTCGGGGCCGATGGGCGCATTGAGCCGGTGTTTGATAACAAGGGGTAATGCAAAGGTGGTGGCGTCCTGAACCCGCGAATAGAACTGCGCGCGTCTGAACAGCTGCGCAAACGTCTGTGCCCTCTGCGGGAACCGATGGTAGGACGGCTCTGCACCAGTGACACAAACTTCTCAATCCGATAAAATGCCGCTGGCTTCCGGGCTGCTGGTGAGCATGCTGCTGAGCGCACTTCTGTGGCTGGGTGGCGATTGGTAGAATAGCGAAAGGCAGAATATGATCGGCCTGAATATGCGCTAAATACAATTTATAGGCAGGGTGTCCGAAACTGCTTTTAAGCTGACGGAGGTGGTGTGGCATTACTATATGCCGGGCAGGGGCGGATAAAAAGCGCGTAATTCGGCTACTGGCAACGTTCCCGACAACGATTGCGCAAATAATCAGCGGGTTGAAAGGCAGGAACTCCCGGAGATAGACCTAACATTAGTGAGGGCTTACTTCTTCAGGCTCTCAGCTCTTTCTTCGACCAGTCAAAATTCCCCGCTATGAAAAAAAGCCTACTGTTGAGCTCATTGGTGCTGCTGACGGCGGGAACGGCGCTGGCCCAGCAGACCCGCCCGGTGCAGGGCCGGGTGCTGGATGCAGCTACCGGCGAAGCCCTGCCCGGCGTCACGGTCATTATCAAAAACACCACCATCGGGGCCACAACCGATAACGACGGCAGCTTCTCGCTGAGCGTGCCCGCCGGCACGGAAGCGGTGCTCACCTTCAGCTACATCGGCTACGTGCCCCAAACGGTACCGGCCGGCAACCTCGACAAGCTCAAAGTGTCACTCAAGCCCGATCAGAAGGCGCTGGATGAGGTGGTAGTTATTGGCTACGGGCAGGTGAAGAAGAGCGACGTAACCGGGGCCATCGTCTCGGTGAAGGAGGAGGATTTGAAGAAGGTGCCCTCGGCCAACGTGATGGAAACCCTCCAGGGCCGCCTGCCGGGCGTAGATATTACCCGCAGCAGCGGCTCGGCCGGCTCGGGCGTGAACATTGCCGTGCGCGGCAACCGCTCCATCACGGCTCAGAACGGCCCGCTGTTTATCGTAGATGGCGTGCAGTACAACTCCATTCAGGACATCAACCCCAACGACATCCAGAGCATGGAAGTGCTCAAGGACGCCGCGTCCACGGCCATTTACGGCTCGCGGGGAGCCAATGGGGTAATTATCGTCACGACCAAAAAAGGCACCTCGGGGCAGCCGCGCGTAACGGTGAACTCCTACTACGGCATCACCGATGCCGTGTACTACCCGCGCGTGAACGATGCGGCGGCCTACGTGGCCCAGAAGCGCGAAGCCAACCGCACCACCGGCACCTGGACGGATGTCTCCAACGACAGCAAGATCTTCACGCCGCTCGAAATTCAGAATATCAACAACGGCGTGAGCACCAACTGGATGGATATGCTGCTGCGCCAAGGCGTGCAGCAGGAACACCAGATTGGCCTGGCCGGCGGCTCCGACAAAACCAAGTTCTACACCTCGTTCGACTACTTCAACGAGCAGGGCCTGTTCCGGATGGACGACCTCAACCGCTACTCCATCCGTTTCAACCTCGACCAGAAAATCAACGCCAAGGTGAAGGTGGGGCTGCAAAGTCAGCTCACCTACTTCAACCTCGACCGGCGGCGCGACCCCACCAACCAGGCCAACAAAATCAACCCGCTGCTTACGCCCTACGAGGAGAACGGTAACCTGGCCATTTTTCCCAACGCGGGCAACTTCATCAACCCGCTTATTGATGAGCAGCCGGGCAACTACCAGAACAACCAGCGCACCACCCGCACCTTCACCACGGCCTACGCCAGCTACCAGATTCTGCCCAGCCTGAGCCTGCGCTCCAACCTGGGCCTCACGCTGTCTAACGCCCGCACCGGCATCTACCAGGGTTCCAACACCCTGGACCGCAACGGCTCGGTGGCGCAGTCGGCCTACGGGACGGAGTTCGTGACCAACTGGAGCTGGGAGAACATTCTCAACTTCAACAAAACCTTCGGCGACCATACCGTTACGGCCACCGGCATCACCTCCCTGCTCACGTTCAACAACGAAAGCTCCAATGCCCAGGGCCGCAACCAGCTGCTCGATTACCAGGGCTACTACGCCCTGGCCAATGCCAACCAGCAGGTGGGCATCAACAGCGGCTACGTGAACAGCAAGCTGATTTCCTTCACGGGCCGGGTGCAGTACAACTTTAAGAGCCGCTACCTGCTCACGCTCACCGGCCGCTCCGATGGTTCCTCGGTGCTGGCCCCCGGCAACAAGTGGGCATTTTTCCCCTCGGTGGCAGCCGCCTGGCGCATTATTGAGGAAGATTTCATGAAAGGCGTCACGCCCGTTACGGATCTGAAGCTGCGGGTGAGTTACGGCCGTGCCGGCAACTACGATATTCCGGCCTACTCCACCCAGTCGTTGCTGGTGCGGATTCCGTTTGGCTTCGGCGAAACGTCCTCGCCAGCTTACACTTTCGCCAACCGTATCGGGAATAAGGCGCTGGGCTGGGAGCTGTCGAACACGCTCAACTTCGGCCTCGATTTCGGGCTGCTGCAAAACCGTCTGACCGGCACCGTGGACGTGTACGACACGCGCACCAGCAACTTGCTGCTCAACCGTGTGCTGCCGGCCACTTCGGGCTACTCGGTAGTCACGGAAAACGCTGGCAAAACCCGCAACCGGGGCATTGAGGTGGGCCTGAACGCGCTGGTGATGGAAAAGGAAAGCTTCCGCTGGAACGCCGGACTCACCTGGTTCAAGAACAAGGAGGAAATTACGGCTCTCACCATTTCGGGCAACGACGTGAGCAACCGGTGGTTTATCGGCTCGCCGGTGAATGTGTTCTACGACTACGAAAAGCTGGGTATCTGGCAGACCTCGGAAGCCGACGAAGCCAGATCCTTCGGCCAGAAGCCCGGCCAGATCAAGGTGCGTGACCTGAACGGCGACGGCCGCATCACGGCCACCGATGACCGCAAGGTGCTGGGCACTACGGTGCCCAAGTGGAGCGGCTCCTTCAACACCGATTTCAGCTACAAGGGCTTCGATTTGTCGGTGCAGCTGTTCGCCCGTATCGGCCAGATGCTCAACTACGAGTACAACGGCTTCTTCGATCCGCAGGGCATTGAGAACAGCTCGCGCCAAAACTACTGGACGCCCGAAAACCCCTCCAACGACTTCCCGCGCCCCGACGCCAGCCTCTCGAAAACCACGCTGCAGAACGCCCTCTACGGCACTACGCTGCTGTACGAGGATGGCTCCTATGCCAAGCTGCGGGCAGCTACTTTCGGCTACACATTCCCGGCAGGGCTGGCCTCGCGCCTGCACATGTCGTCGTTGCGGGTGTATGTGCAGGGCAAGAACCTCTACACCTGGAGCCACATCGACAACTACGACCCCGAGCGGGGCGGGGCCATCAACACGCCTATTCCCCGGGTGCTCACGGCGGGTCTCAATCTGGGTTTTTAAGAAGTCAGGGCTAGTTTAATGCTGCATACGAAGATGAAATTCCCGACTCACCGTCCGCTCAGACTGCTACTGGCCGCCGGAGCCCTCACGCTCACACTGCCGGCCTGCGAGAAGCAGCTGGAAGAATACAACCCCTCGGGCCTGACGGCCGAGGCCGTGTACAAAACGCCGGCCGGCTTCGAGACGCTGGTGAATGCCGCCTACTCGTACAACCGCTGGTGGTACGGCAAAGAAAACGGCTACAGCGCCTCCGAAATGGGTACCGACCTCTGGCAGCGCGGGGCCGGCGACGTAAACCCCGACCTGACGGAGTACACCACGCTGCAGGGCAGCTCCACGGCCCTCACCGAGCTCTGGAACAAGCTCTACGCCGGCGTGAACGTGTGCAACGCCGGCATCGGCCGCATCGGCAGCTCGGGCATGACCGACGCGCTGAAGAAAACCCGGGAAGGCGAGCTACGCTTTTTGCGGGCCTTCTACTACTGGCAGATTGTGGAAACCTGGGGCGGCGTGCATTTCACCACCGAGGAAGCCACCAGTGTGCAGAACACCGCCAACCGTACCCCGGTGGATACCTTCTACAAGCAGATTTTCGACGACCTGACCGTGGCCGTGGCTAACCTGCCTGCTACCACCACCGATTACGGCCGCGTGACCAAGCCCGCCGCCGAGGCCTTTCTGGCTAAGATGTACCTCACCCGTGGCCAGAACCGGCAGGCTGCCGACTTGGCCCAGAAGGTTATCAGCAGCTACGGCTACGCCCTGCAGCCCCGCTTTGCTGATCTGTGGTCGATGACCAATCTGGAAAACAAGGAAATTGTGTGGGCCGTGAACTACTCCCGCGACCTAAGCCTGAACGACCGAGTAGATGCCACGCTGTATCCCGATGGCCATCCGCGCGGGGCCAACAATGGCCACCTGTTGTTCCTGATGAAGTACGACGACCAGCCCGGCGTCATTCGGGACATTCCTTACGGCCGGCCGTTCAACCGCTTCATGCCCTCGCTCTTCTACTTGAACCTGTTCAACGAGAAGGTCGATTCCCGCTACGCCGCTACCTTCCAGACGGTGTGGTTTGCCAACCGCGCCGTCACCAACATTGCCGTGGGCGATACGGCCATTGTGGCCAGCAAGTACATCATTCCGGCCGCTACTAAGGCCAAGAGGAAATACCGCATCTGGGACCAGAGCGCCGTGTACAGCCCCACCGGGGCCGTAACCGGGGACCGGATCCATTACATGACCATGAAGAAATTCCTGGACCCCACGCGCCCCACCATTGCCGAGGAGCAGAGCGCCCGCGACGCCTACGTGATTCGGCTGGCCGACGTGTATCTGACGGCGGCTGAGGCCGAGTTTAAAGCCGGCAACGCTACTAAGGCTGCCGAGCTGATTAACGTGGTGCGCCGCCGGGCCGCCATTCTGGGCAGGGAAGCCGATATGCTCATCACCCCCGCCGACGTGACCCTGGATTTCATTCTGGATGAGCGGGGCCGGGAACTGGGCGGCGAGCAGCTGCGCTGGTTTGACCTCAAACGCACCGGCAAGTTGCTGGAGCGGGTGAAGAAGTACAACCCCGACGCGGCCAACACTATTCAGGAGTTTCATTTGGTGCGACCCATTCCGCAGCGCCAGCTCGATGCTGTGTCCAACAAAGGCGAATTCACCCAGAACGCGGGCTACAGATAACCTTTTGCACCCGGTTCAGTCCGGCCCCTGGGCCAGGCTGAACCGGCTCTTTTTTTCTTCTATGAAACAACTTGCCATCCTGTTTTTCGCCGTTTTACTGTGGGCCTTCCGGCCGGCGGACGACAAGAAACCTACTATTTTCCTCGTCGGTGATTCGACTATGTCGGATAAGCCGCTGGACAAGGCCGAGCGGGGCTGGGGCATGTACTTCCGCCAGTATTTTAATGCGAGCGTAACGCTACAGAATCACGCCATGAACGGCCGCAGTACCCGCAACTTCCGCCACGAAGGCCGCTGGGCCAAGGTGCTGGAACAACTCAAGCCCGGCGACTGGGTATTCATCCAGTTCGGCCACAACGACAGCAAGCAGGAGGACACCGCCCGCTACGCCGCCCCCCAGACCGCCTACCGCCAGAACCTAACCCGCTACGTGCAGGAAGCCCGCGCCAAAGGCGCCAACCCGGTGCTGCTGACGCCCGTCGGCCGCCGCTACTTTGATGAAGCCGGCAAGCGCAAGGACGACCACGGCGAATACCCCGGCGTGGTGCGCGAGGTAGCCAAAGCCCAGAAAGTGCCCCTGATTGACGCCCACGAAGCCACCTGGGCCATGTACACCCAGCTCGGCGACGCGGGCACCAAGCCGTTGTTCTGGAGCTACCAGAACGGGGCCAACAACACCAAACTCGACAACACGCACTTCTCGGCCTACGGCGCTGAGCGGGTGGCGCAACTGGTGGCGCAGGAAGTGAAAAAGCAGAACCTGGGAATTGCCACCCACCTCAAGCCGCTGGCCTTTGCTGGCAAATACGCCTACGAGTTGCCCATCGTGTTGCAGCCCACTTTCCGCAAGGATACCTTCGACATCACCAAGTACGGCGCCGTGGCCGATGGGCAAACGCTCAACACCGAGGCGTTTCGCAAGGCAATTGACGCCTGCAGCCAGCAGGGTGGCGTGGTGTTGGTGCCGCGCGGCCTCTGGCTAACTGGCCCCATTCAACTGAAAAGTAACGTGAACCTGCACGTGGCCAAAGGTGCGCTGGTGCAGTTCAGCAACCGGCTTTCTGATTTTCAGCTGGTGAAAACCAACTGGGAAGGGGAGGACGCCGTGCGCAACCAGTCGCCCATTTCCGGCTTCGACCTCGAAAACATTGCCATTACCGGTCCGGGCACCTTCGACGGCGCCGGCGACGCCTGGCGCATGGTGAAAAAGGAAAAGCTCAACGCCGGCCAGTGGCAGCGCCTCGTGAAATCGGGCGGCGTGGTGGATGAGAAGGGCACCACCTGGTACCCCTCGGCCGGCTCGCTCAAAGGCTCCACCCTCAACAAGCCCTGGACGCTGACCGCCGGCCAGGAGCCCGACTTCAGCAAGTACGCCGAGTTCAAGGATTTCCTGCGGCCCAATATGCTCAGCCTGCAGCGCTGCAAGCAGATCCTGCTCGAAGACTTCACCATCCAGAACTCTCCGGCCTGGACCATCCACCCGCTGCTCTGCGACAACATCACCCTGCGCAACGTGACGGCCCGCAACCCCTGGTACGGCCAGAACACCGATGCCCTGGACCTGGAATCCTGCCGCAATGGCTTGGTGGAAGGCTGCACGTTTGACGTGGGTGACGACGGCATCTGCATCAAATCGGGCCGCGACGCGGAGGGCCGCCGGCGCGGCGTGCCGACCGAGAACTTCATCATCCGCGACACGAAAGTGTACCACGCCCACGGCGGCTTCGTGATTGGCTCGGAAATGTCGGGCGGCGCGCGCAACCTGTACGTGAGCAACTGCACCTTCATGGGCACCGATGTGGGCCTGCGCTTCAAGACGGCCCGGGGCCGGGGCGGCGTGGTGGAGAACATCTTCGTGGACGGCGTGGACATGACCGACATTGCCGGCGAGGCCATCCTGTTCGATATGTACTACGCCGCCAAAGACCCCGTGCAGGTGAACGGCGAGGCCTACGGCATTCCCGAAATCAAGGCCGAGCCGATGAACGAGGGCACCCCGCAGTTCCGCAACTTCCGCATCACCAACGTGACCTGCAAGGGCGCCAACACCGGCATCCTGGTGCGCGGTCTGCCCGAAATGGCGGTGCAGAACATCGAAATCGAAAACACGGTGCTGGAGTGCAACAAAGGCTTGGTGTGCCAGGAAGCCGACGGCATCCGGCTCAAAAATGTGACCCTGCTTTCCCAGGAAACCAAGCCCGTACTGGAAGTCCAGAACAGCCGCAACATCAGCTTCGACAACCTGCGCTACACGCCCGGCGCCGAGCTGTTGCTGCGTGTGACGGGTGCCCGCAGCAAAGCCGTCACCCTGCGCAACACCGACACCAAACCTGCCAAGAAAGGTGTGGAAATGGGGGAGAAGGTGGCGAAGAAAACGGTGACGGTAAGCAAGCTGTAATGAATGAAGCTCCCCTCCTTGGAAAGGAGGGGACGCGGCGGCGCAGCCGACGCTGGGGTGGTTGACCCGCGTGCTGATGTTGTTTACCGGAACATGCCGGGCTGAGTCGTCCAACGAATCAACCACCCCTAGCCCCTCCTTTCCAAGGAGGGGAACTAGTTTTCTTGCTCTAGCTTCCTACCCATGTCCTTCCGCTCTTTCCTGTTTGCCGGCCTATTCACGGCCTCGCTTTCCACCCAGGCCCAGACCGCACCCGCGGCGCGGCCGATGTCGCAGCGCATGGCCGATGCGTTTATCAGCTGGCACCCCGATTCCATCCTCATCGGCAACCGCAAAACGGCCCGCTGGGACTACGAGCAGGGACTGATGCTGAAGGCGCTGGAACGGGTGTGGCAGCGCACCGGCGACGCCCGCTACTTCACCTACATCCAGAAGGACCTCGACCAGTTTGTGCGCCCCGACGGCAGCATCCGCACTTACAAGCTGGAGGACTACAACCTCGACAACCTGACCACCGGCCACGCCTTGCTCACGCTGGGCCAGATGTCGGTGCCCCAGGCCGAGAAGTACCGGCTGGCGGCTCAGCAGTTGCGTAAGCAGCTGGAGGGGCAGCCGCGCACCAAGGCCGGCGGCTTCTGGCACAAGAAAGTGTACCCCAACCAGATGTGGCTGGATGGCCTGTACATGGCCGAGCCCTTCTACGCCGAGTACAGCCAGGCCTTCAACCAGCCCGCCGGCTTCGACGATGTGGCTAAGCAGTTTGCGCTGATTGAAAAGAACCTCACCGACCCCAAAACCGGCCTGATGTACCACGGCTACGATGAAAGTCGGGAGCAGCAGTGGGCCAATAAAACCACCGGCCAGTCGGCCAATTTCTGGGACCGGGGCCTGGGCTGGTACGCTATGGCGCTGGTGGATGTTCTGGATTATTTCCCCCAGCACCACCCGCAGCGCCAGCAGCTCATCCAAAATGTGCAGCGCCTCGCGCCGGTGCTGGTGAAGTACCAGGATGCCACCGCTGGCACCTGGGCGCTGGTGATGGACCAGGCCGCCCGCAAGGGCAATTACCAGGAGGCTTCTGGCAGCAGCATGTTCGTGTATTTCCTGCAGAAGGGTGTGCGCATGGGCTACCTCGATAAGAAATACGCCGCCGCCGCCCGCCGCGGCTACGACGGCCTGCTGAAGCAGTTTGTGGCCGAGGAAAACGGCACGCTGGCCTTCAACGGCACCGTGAGCGTGGGCGGCCTCGGTGGCAAGCCCTACCGCGACGGCAGCTTCGAGTATTACCTCACCGAGCCGCTGCGCAAGAACGACCTGAAAGGCGTGGGCCCGTTCATTCTGGCCAGCGTGGAGATGGAAACCGCTGCCAGCACCGTGGGAACCGGCAAAACCGTGGCCGTGGACAACTACTTCAACCACGAGCTGCGCAAAAACGCCCTGACCGGCCAGCCCGAAACCTGGCACTACACCTGGGATGACCGCACCCACGGCGGCTTCTACTTCTGGGGCCAGCAATTCCGCGACCTGGGCGCGAAAACCGCCACCATCAGCACCGCGCCCACGGCCGCCGCACTCAAAGGCGTGGACGTGTTCATCATCGTGGACCCCGACACCCGGAAGGAAACCCCGCAGCCCAACTTCGTGCAGCCCGCCGATGTGCAGGTGTTCACCAAGTGGGTGAAGGACGGCGGCACACTGGTGCTCATGGCCAACGACACCAGCAACTGCGAAATCCCGCGCTTCAACACCCTAGCTCGGGCCTTCGGGATGGAGTTCTTACCCCTGAACCTGAACATGGTGAAAGGCAGCGAATTCGAGCAGGGCCGAGTGACTATTCCGGCC containing:
- a CDS encoding type IA DNA topoisomerase gives rise to the protein MKVCIAEKPSVAREIAQVLGANRKMDGYFEGNGYQVTWTFGHFCQLREPEDYRPEWKRWSIHDLPMLPEQFGIKLMRRDDGVVRQFNVIKNLLASAEEVINCGDAGQEGEVIQRWVLLEAKYRKPTKRLWISSLTEEAIRQGFQNLREGSEFDSLYQAGKSRAVGDWLLGLNATRLFTLKYAPGQRQVLSIGRVQTPTLALLVDRHHEIQNFRPEPYWVLRTEYRGTMFSHVAVVKKGKDDDEPDEKARLKARGYFVTQEEADAALAQVTGQPLTVTNVEIKKALESPPALFDLTSLQVQCNNQLGLSAEDTLKTVQGLYEKKVVSYPRVDTTYLPDDQYPKIPGILRGLGGAHAALAAPLLAGGKIRKSTKVFNNQKVTDHHAIIPTGASAGSLHGTEQQVYDIITRRFLAAFYPDCEVSNTTVTADVAGRTFRVRGRQILSPGWREVYGDPEKQQAPSAPKAAGEGDDDVVSTVLPSFQKDETGPHKPRLDAKQTQPPREYTEAMLLRGMETAGRNVDDDELRQAMKENGIGRPSTRAAIIETLFKRGYIRRDRKKIVPTPTGVELIGLIRNPTLKSAELTGQWERKLRQIEGGQLDQEQFLGELKQLVREMVHEVKHDGSGRAVTVANAAQAAPAAGKPAATRPTPAAATPAVPGALGPCPACGSGHILRGKSAFGCSRWKEGCQFRLPVEFEGKKFTDKQVGDLLKKGRTQVMQGFLDEVGNKFGAAIRLTPARTLELVRAAESKPTTPQDPGQIPCPVCRLGQMLKGKSAWGCSRFREDCQFRAPFEWGGKTLTDAQMNQLLRKGKTGVIRGFISSKSGARYEAALQVGADGRIEPVFDNKG
- a CDS encoding SusC/RagA family TonB-linked outer membrane protein codes for the protein MKKSLLLSSLVLLTAGTALAQQTRPVQGRVLDAATGEALPGVTVIIKNTTIGATTDNDGSFSLSVPAGTEAVLTFSYIGYVPQTVPAGNLDKLKVSLKPDQKALDEVVVIGYGQVKKSDVTGAIVSVKEEDLKKVPSANVMETLQGRLPGVDITRSSGSAGSGVNIAVRGNRSITAQNGPLFIVDGVQYNSIQDINPNDIQSMEVLKDAASTAIYGSRGANGVIIVTTKKGTSGQPRVTVNSYYGITDAVYYPRVNDAAAYVAQKREANRTTGTWTDVSNDSKIFTPLEIQNINNGVSTNWMDMLLRQGVQQEHQIGLAGGSDKTKFYTSFDYFNEQGLFRMDDLNRYSIRFNLDQKINAKVKVGLQSQLTYFNLDRRRDPTNQANKINPLLTPYEENGNLAIFPNAGNFINPLIDEQPGNYQNNQRTTRTFTTAYASYQILPSLSLRSNLGLTLSNARTGIYQGSNTLDRNGSVAQSAYGTEFVTNWSWENILNFNKTFGDHTVTATGITSLLTFNNESSNAQGRNQLLDYQGYYALANANQQVGINSGYVNSKLISFTGRVQYNFKSRYLLTLTGRSDGSSVLAPGNKWAFFPSVAAAWRIIEEDFMKGVTPVTDLKLRVSYGRAGNYDIPAYSTQSLLVRIPFGFGETSSPAYTFANRIGNKALGWELSNTLNFGLDFGLLQNRLTGTVDVYDTRTSNLLLNRVLPATSGYSVVTENAGKTRNRGIEVGLNALVMEKESFRWNAGLTWFKNKEEITALTISGNDVSNRWFIGSPVNVFYDYEKLGIWQTSEADEARSFGQKPGQIKVRDLNGDGRITATDDRKVLGTTVPKWSGSFNTDFSYKGFDLSVQLFARIGQMLNYEYNGFFDPQGIENSSRQNYWTPENPSNDFPRPDASLSKTTLQNALYGTTLLYEDGSYAKLRAATFGYTFPAGLASRLHMSSLRVYVQGKNLYTWSHIDNYDPERGGAINTPIPRVLTAGLNLGF
- a CDS encoding RagB/SusD family nutrient uptake outer membrane protein yields the protein MKFPTHRPLRLLLAAGALTLTLPACEKQLEEYNPSGLTAEAVYKTPAGFETLVNAAYSYNRWWYGKENGYSASEMGTDLWQRGAGDVNPDLTEYTTLQGSSTALTELWNKLYAGVNVCNAGIGRIGSSGMTDALKKTREGELRFLRAFYYWQIVETWGGVHFTTEEATSVQNTANRTPVDTFYKQIFDDLTVAVANLPATTTDYGRVTKPAAEAFLAKMYLTRGQNRQAADLAQKVISSYGYALQPRFADLWSMTNLENKEIVWAVNYSRDLSLNDRVDATLYPDGHPRGANNGHLLFLMKYDDQPGVIRDIPYGRPFNRFMPSLFYLNLFNEKVDSRYAATFQTVWFANRAVTNIAVGDTAIVASKYIIPAATKAKRKYRIWDQSAVYSPTGAVTGDRIHYMTMKKFLDPTRPTIAEEQSARDAYVIRLADVYLTAAEAEFKAGNATKAAELINVVRRRAAILGREADMLITPADVTLDFILDERGRELGGEQLRWFDLKRTGKLLERVKKYNPDAANTIQEFHLVRPIPQRQLDAVSNKGEFTQNAGYR
- a CDS encoding glycosyl hydrolase family 28 protein, with the translated sequence MKQLAILFFAVLLWAFRPADDKKPTIFLVGDSTMSDKPLDKAERGWGMYFRQYFNASVTLQNHAMNGRSTRNFRHEGRWAKVLEQLKPGDWVFIQFGHNDSKQEDTARYAAPQTAYRQNLTRYVQEARAKGANPVLLTPVGRRYFDEAGKRKDDHGEYPGVVREVAKAQKVPLIDAHEATWAMYTQLGDAGTKPLFWSYQNGANNTKLDNTHFSAYGAERVAQLVAQEVKKQNLGIATHLKPLAFAGKYAYELPIVLQPTFRKDTFDITKYGAVADGQTLNTEAFRKAIDACSQQGGVVLVPRGLWLTGPIQLKSNVNLHVAKGALVQFSNRLSDFQLVKTNWEGEDAVRNQSPISGFDLENIAITGPGTFDGAGDAWRMVKKEKLNAGQWQRLVKSGGVVDEKGTTWYPSAGSLKGSTLNKPWTLTAGQEPDFSKYAEFKDFLRPNMLSLQRCKQILLEDFTIQNSPAWTIHPLLCDNITLRNVTARNPWYGQNTDALDLESCRNGLVEGCTFDVGDDGICIKSGRDAEGRRRGVPTENFIIRDTKVYHAHGGFVIGSEMSGGARNLYVSNCTFMGTDVGLRFKTARGRGGVVENIFVDGVDMTDIAGEAILFDMYYAAKDPVQVNGEAYGIPEIKAEPMNEGTPQFRNFRITNVTCKGANTGILVRGLPEMAVQNIEIENTVLECNKGLVCQEADGIRLKNVTLLSQETKPVLEVQNSRNISFDNLRYTPGAELLLRVTGARSKAVTLRNTDTKPAKKGVEMGEKVAKKTVTVSKL
- a CDS encoding glycoside hydrolase family 88/105 protein → MSFRSFLFAGLFTASLSTQAQTAPAARPMSQRMADAFISWHPDSILIGNRKTARWDYEQGLMLKALERVWQRTGDARYFTYIQKDLDQFVRPDGSIRTYKLEDYNLDNLTTGHALLTLGQMSVPQAEKYRLAAQQLRKQLEGQPRTKAGGFWHKKVYPNQMWLDGLYMAEPFYAEYSQAFNQPAGFDDVAKQFALIEKNLTDPKTGLMYHGYDESREQQWANKTTGQSANFWDRGLGWYAMALVDVLDYFPQHHPQRQQLIQNVQRLAPVLVKYQDATAGTWALVMDQAARKGNYQEASGSSMFVYFLQKGVRMGYLDKKYAAAARRGYDGLLKQFVAEENGTLAFNGTVSVGGLGGKPYRDGSFEYYLTEPLRKNDLKGVGPFILASVEMETAASTVGTGKTVAVDNYFNHELRKNALTGQPETWHYTWDDRTHGGFYFWGQQFRDLGAKTATISTAPTAAALKGVDVFIIVDPDTRKETPQPNFVQPADVQVFTKWVKDGGTLVLMANDTSNCEIPRFNTLARAFGMEFLPLNLNMVKGSEFEQGRVTIPAGNAVFKTAKSAYIKELAPLKVQASATPLVKMGEHTVIATAKVGKGTVLAVGDPWLYNEYVDGRKIPASFENYNAAHDLATWLLQQSGRK